One genomic segment of Choristoneura fumiferana chromosome Z, NRCan_CFum_1, whole genome shotgun sequence includes these proteins:
- the LOC141435265 gene encoding uncharacterized protein has product MGCGHSKINLYPRRSKNSRKENGAKRSGADKEEEDDEEGSTPEEVPEETEDEADSRQQHVLPIADHQPAFEVSASQQDFFKMLDDKIEKGKDYDSSSETEIQREQEHRSMIIERWVSFTQSRQASVSSLTPPSQVKRRLTRSVAKASERHGSPSTSAQCYRRESPPNRRSHSAQTQESRPSTSDWDPNKSPVKRSLSAGSNWKSNSKVAPFPKPKDKKDDAEPSCSKDSQFTYNPTFQNHSPAHTKNQPYIAQISSYPLSQQVTPPSPSKFIAPPAEYQDPGTSERLMTVAQVNTQSQIYYKQGNGNTTPDIVQQRQQTAIHLQQFVAMKQAQQQMFMTYMQRSPHAVLPNVEYQNQPRMDEGEELAAQYGHPGLRPHSAPHRPGFSISDVSHSHMPMWSPLPPVMTTPWVDGQVPPEMQYYPQSQFVPMFRANSAGSAGTLTRYHKKEESEKSVSISVVRGKPVGQIVSVGGQELAVSSAVSDSPSPASISTDSGVSPGTSVPSSKSSFSTTPPTTSANDTFDPKPKKTKVAPVTRAPKLSKSLDA; this is encoded by the exons ATGGGCTGCGGTCACAGCAAAATTAATCTCTACCCGAGGAGAAGTAAGAACAGTCGGAAAGAGAACGGTGCGAAGAGATCAG GTGCAGACAAAGAGGAGGAAGATGATGAGGAGGGAAGCACCCCCGAAGAGGTGCCCGAAGAGACGGAGGATGAAGCGGACTCCAGGCAACAACACGTGTTGCCCATTGCTGATCACCAGCCCGCCTT TGAGGTGTCTGCCAGCCAGcaggattttttcaaaatgctGGATGATAAAATAGAAAAG GGAAAGGACTATGACTCTTCGAGCGAGACAGAGATTCAGCGCGAGCAAGAGCATCGTAGCATGATAATAGAGCGATGGGTGTCATTTACTCAGTCCAGGCAGGCTTCTGTCTCATCGTTGACTCCGCCCAGCCAGGTCAAGAGACGATTGACGCGGTCAGTCGCCAAGGCCTCCGAGAGGCACGGCTCCCCAAGCACTTCAGCACAATGCTACAGGCGAGAGTCCCCTCCCAACAGGCGGTCCCACAGCGCACAGACCCAAGAGTCCCGCCCCTCCACCAGCGACTGGGACCCTAACAAATCCCCAGTCAAGCGCTCCCTAAGCGCCGGCTCCAATTGGAAGAGCAACTCCAAAGTCGCCCCATTCCCCAAACCGAAGGACAAAAAAGACGACGCGGAACCCAGCTGCAGCAAAGACTCCCAGTTCACATACAACCCCACATTCCAGAACCATAGCCCTGCACACACCAAGAACCAGCCGTACATAGCGCAGATCTCATCCTACCCTTTATCGCAGCAGGTAACGCCGCCGTCACCCTCCAAATTTATTGCTCCTCCTGCTGAATACCAAGACCCTGGCACTAGCGAAAGACTTATGACAGTCGCGCAAGTCAACACGCAGTCTCAGATTTATTATAAACAGGGCAATGGTAATACGACGCCTGATATCGTACAGCAGCGCCAGCAGACGGCTATACATTTGCAGCAGTTTGTGGCGATGAAGCAAGCGCAGCAGCAGATGTTTATGACGTATATGCAGCGCAGTCCTCACGCCGTGCTTCCGAATGTGGAGTATCAGAACCAGCCTCGCATGGACGAGGGTGAGGAGCTGGCCGCCCAATACGGCCATCCTGGTCTTCGGCCGCACAGCGCGCCGCATAGACCTGGCTTTTCGATTTCTGATGTGAGTCACTCGCACATGCCGATGTGGTCGCCGCTGCCGCCCGTCATGACAACTCCGTGGGTCGATGGCCAAGTACCGCCTGAGATGCAGTACTATCCACAGTCGCAATTCGTGCcaatgtttcgggctaattcggcCGGATCTGCGGGAACGTTGACTCGGTACCATAAGAAAGAGGAATCGGAGAAGAGCGTGAGTATCAGTGTGGTGCGCGGGAAGCCTGTGGGGCAGATCGTGTCTGTGGGAGGACAAGAGTTGGCTGTGAGTAGCGCGGTGAGTGACAGCCCGAGCCCGGCATCGATCAGCACGGACAGCGGCGTGTCCCCGGGCACCTCCGTGCCTAGCTCCAAGAGTTCATTCAGCACCACTCCACCTACGACCAGCGCCAACGACACATTCGATCCCAAGCCAAAGAAAACCAAAGTTGCGCCCGTCACTCGCGctcctaaactatccaagtcttTAGACGCATAA